The genome window GGCCTTGCCGATCAGGGCGGGGCCTTCCCGGTAGTTCTCTGCAGTATCAAGGAAGGTAATCCCGGAGTCGATGGCCGCCTGGATTGTGGCGATAGCCTGCTCTTCCGGGATTGGGCTGAAGCCGCCGCCCAGGCCCCACGTGCCCAGGCAGATGACGGGGAC of SAR202 cluster bacterium contains these proteins:
- a CDS encoding aldo/keto reductase; the protein is MQTRQLGKNGPQVPVICLGTWGLGGGFSPIPEEQAIATIQAAIDSGITFLDTAENYREGPALIGKA